A genomic segment from Sphingopyxis sp. DBS4 encodes:
- the def gene encoding peptide deformylase, producing MALLPIIETPDPRLRVISKPVETFDAELKTLVADMFETMYDAPGIGLAAIQVGVAKRILVIDLQEPDPEDEEGKRVIRDPRVFINPVFSDESEAHSVYQEGCLSVPEQYADVTRPAEVTVDWQDVDGKHHRERMTGLMATCIQHEHDHLEGILFIDHLSRLKREMVLKKLAKMRKAA from the coding sequence ATGGCCCTGTTACCCATCATAGAGACCCCCGATCCCCGGCTGCGCGTCATTTCGAAGCCTGTCGAGACGTTCGACGCCGAATTGAAGACGCTGGTCGCCGACATGTTCGAGACGATGTACGACGCGCCCGGCATCGGGCTGGCGGCGATTCAGGTCGGGGTCGCGAAGCGCATCCTCGTCATCGACCTTCAGGAACCCGATCCCGAGGATGAAGAGGGCAAGCGCGTGATCCGCGACCCGCGCGTCTTCATCAACCCCGTCTTCTCCGACGAGAGCGAGGCGCACAGCGTCTATCAGGAAGGCTGCCTGTCGGTTCCTGAGCAATATGCCGATGTGACGCGCCCAGCCGAAGTCACCGTCGACTGGCAGGACGTGGACGGCAAGCACCATCGGGAACGCATGACCGGGCTGATGGCGACGTGCATCCAGCACGAGCACGACCATCTGGAAGGCATTCTCTTCATCGACCATCTGTCGCGGCTGAAGCGCGAGATGGTGCTGAAGAAGCTCGCGAAGATGCGCAAGGCGGCGTAA
- the grpE gene encoding nucleotide exchange factor GrpE, with protein sequence MTNTENDTPVEEGQAADSATTAPEAQDEAAALAEQLAALQQDLLYARAETQNVTRRKDKEIADAHAYAATKFARDILSVADNLGRALASLSEEQRADEAIKPLLTGLEATERELMSVFERNGITRIAAIGLPLDPNQHQAMLEIPSDKESGTIVQEMQAGYMMKDRLLRPAMVGVAKKAD encoded by the coding sequence ATGACGAACACCGAAAACGATACGCCCGTCGAAGAGGGTCAGGCCGCAGACAGCGCAACCACGGCACCGGAGGCGCAGGACGAAGCGGCGGCGCTTGCCGAGCAGCTTGCGGCACTCCAGCAGGATCTGCTCTATGCGCGCGCCGAGACGCAGAACGTCACGCGCCGCAAGGACAAGGAGATCGCCGACGCGCACGCCTATGCGGCGACCAAATTCGCGCGCGACATCTTGTCGGTCGCCGACAATCTGGGCCGCGCGCTGGCGTCGCTCAGCGAAGAACAGCGCGCCGACGAGGCGATCAAGCCGCTGCTCACCGGCCTCGAAGCCACCGAGCGCGAGCTGATGAGCGTGTTCGAGCGCAACGGCATCACCCGCATCGCCGCGATCGGCCTGCCGCTCGACCCGAATCAGCATCAGGCGATGCTCGAAATCCCGAGCGACAAGGAAAGCGGCACGATCGTGCAGGAAATGCAGGCGGGCTATATGATGAAGGACCGGCTGCTGCGCCCCGCGATGGTGGGGGTCGCGAAGAAGGCGGATTAA
- the hrcA gene encoding heat-inducible transcriptional repressor HrcA, whose amino-acid sequence MTNPPITELTTRARDVFRLVVDAYLETGQPVGSRTLSKLAALNLSPASIRNVMQDLEEYGLLASPHTSAGRLPTEQGLRLFVDGMMQVAEPSAEDRAQIEASLADGGGPIESALAQATAALSGLSACAGLVLVPKHERVLKQVAFVPMSGTQALVVLVAGDGTVENRVIDVPAGLNPSALVEAGNYVSAMLAGLTLSDAMARVRREIEAERIAIDRAAADLVSRGLAIWSSDGADRPVLIVRGQANLLDESAVGDLDRVRQLLDELETKQEIAGLLDSAREGSATRIFIGSENKLFSLSGSSVIAAPYHGSDGRVVGVVGVIGPTRLNYARIVPMVDFTAQSLSRLIR is encoded by the coding sequence ATGACCAATCCGCCGATCACCGAACTCACCACGCGCGCCCGCGACGTGTTCCGGCTGGTCGTCGACGCCTATCTCGAAACCGGCCAGCCGGTCGGGTCGCGCACCCTGTCGAAACTCGCGGCGCTCAACCTGTCGCCGGCGTCAATCCGCAACGTCATGCAAGACCTCGAGGAATATGGCCTGCTCGCCAGCCCGCACACCAGCGCGGGGCGGCTGCCGACCGAACAGGGTCTCCGCCTCTTCGTCGACGGGATGATGCAGGTCGCCGAGCCTTCAGCCGAGGACCGCGCGCAGATCGAGGCGAGCCTTGCCGACGGCGGCGGGCCGATCGAAAGCGCGCTCGCGCAGGCGACCGCCGCGCTGTCGGGCCTGTCCGCCTGCGCCGGGCTCGTCCTCGTCCCCAAGCATGAGCGGGTGCTGAAGCAGGTTGCCTTCGTGCCGATGTCGGGAACGCAGGCGCTCGTCGTGCTCGTCGCGGGCGACGGCACGGTCGAGAATCGCGTCATCGACGTGCCCGCCGGGCTCAACCCCTCGGCGCTCGTCGAGGCGGGCAATTATGTCAGCGCGATGCTTGCGGGGCTGACGCTGTCCGACGCGATGGCGCGGGTGCGGCGCGAGATCGAGGCCGAGCGCATCGCGATCGATCGCGCCGCCGCCGACCTCGTGTCGCGCGGGCTCGCCATCTGGTCGTCGGACGGCGCCGACCGGCCCGTCCTCATCGTGCGCGGCCAGGCAAATCTGCTCGACGAAAGCGCGGTCGGCGACCTCGACCGGGTGCGGCAACTGCTCGACGAACTCGAAACCAAGCAGGAAATCGCCGGCTTGCTCGACAGCGCGCGCGAGGGCAGCGCGACGCGCATTTTCATCGGGTCGGAGAACAAGCTCTTTTCGCTGTCAGGATCCTCGGTTATCGCCGCCCCTTATCATGGCAGCGACGGCCGCGTGGTCGGCGTGGTGGGGGTGATCGGCCCGACGCGCTTGAACTATGCGCGGATCGTTCCCATGGTGGATTTCACCGCACAATCTCTCTCCAGACTGATACGATAG
- a CDS encoding dienelactone hydrolase family protein — protein MTTRPLTEDDPLDDFEHRTIALLGRPHRVYTMGNGPAVVVMTEMPGISPHVARFARWVRDAGFTVYMPHIFGRDGAVPRMPGALFTMIGGCVSRQFRAFQANESSPAVQWLRALAALAHKECGGRGVGAIGMCFTGNFALSMMLEPAVLAPVLSQPSLPLNDAAGMHIAPDELAAVKARMEAEDLTVLAYRFEGDKFCKAARFAAYEAALGDRFVGRVLPDSAANPDSPMANPHSVVTLHLIDEEGQPTRAARDEILDFFRMRLSG, from the coding sequence ATGACCACACGCCCACTGACCGAGGACGACCCGCTCGACGATTTCGAGCATCGCACCATCGCATTGCTCGGCCGCCCGCACCGCGTCTACACGATGGGCAACGGCCCCGCGGTGGTCGTGATGACCGAAATGCCGGGGATCAGCCCGCATGTCGCGCGCTTCGCCCGCTGGGTCCGCGATGCGGGCTTCACCGTCTATATGCCGCATATCTTCGGGCGCGACGGCGCGGTGCCGCGGATGCCCGGCGCGCTGTTCACGATGATCGGCGGCTGCGTCAGTCGCCAGTTCCGCGCCTTTCAGGCGAATGAAAGCTCGCCCGCCGTCCAGTGGCTGCGCGCCCTCGCGGCGCTCGCGCACAAGGAGTGCGGCGGCCGGGGCGTCGGCGCGATCGGCATGTGCTTCACCGGCAATTTCGCGCTGTCGATGATGCTCGAACCCGCGGTGCTCGCGCCGGTGCTGTCGCAGCCGTCGCTGCCGCTGAATGACGCGGCAGGGATGCACATCGCCCCCGACGAGCTCGCGGCGGTCAAGGCGCGTATGGAGGCGGAGGATCTGACCGTGCTCGCCTATCGCTTCGAGGGCGACAAATTTTGCAAGGCGGCGCGCTTCGCCGCCTATGAGGCCGCGCTCGGCGACCGCTTCGTCGGCCGCGTGCTGCCTGACAGCGCCGCCAATCCCGACAGCCCGATGGCGAATCCGCACAGCGTCGTCACGCTCCACCTGATCGACGAGGAAGGTCAGCCGACACGCGCGGCGCGCGACGAAATCCTCGATTTCTTCCGTATGCGCTTGAGCGGTTGA
- the rph gene encoding ribonuclease PH: MRPSGRAPDQMRSIAIETNFTIHAEGSVLVSFGNTKVLVTASVEEKVPPFLRGKGQGWVTAEYGMLPRATHTRGSREAAKGKQSGRTHEIQRLIGRSLRAVVDMKKLGERQIVIDCDVIQADGGTRTASISGAWVALRLAVDKLLESKALAADPIEDQVAAISCGIYNGTPVLDLDYDEDSVAEADGNFVLTGRGQIVEVQASAEGATYDEEGLLRLLRLARIGCTDIFAAQAKAVGR; this comes from the coding sequence ATGCGACCCTCCGGCCGCGCGCCCGACCAGATGCGCTCCATCGCCATCGAAACCAACTTCACCATCCATGCCGAGGGCAGCGTCCTTGTGTCGTTCGGCAATACGAAGGTGCTGGTGACCGCCAGCGTCGAGGAGAAAGTGCCGCCCTTTCTTCGCGGCAAGGGGCAGGGCTGGGTGACGGCCGAATATGGGATGCTCCCGCGCGCGACCCATACGCGCGGCAGTCGCGAAGCGGCGAAGGGTAAGCAGTCGGGAAGAACGCATGAAATTCAGAGACTTATCGGGCGTAGCTTGCGCGCCGTCGTCGATATGAAGAAGCTCGGCGAGCGCCAGATCGTCATCGATTGCGACGTCATCCAGGCCGACGGCGGCACGCGCACCGCGTCGATTAGCGGCGCGTGGGTTGCGCTGCGGCTTGCGGTCGACAAGCTGCTCGAAAGCAAGGCGCTCGCCGCCGACCCGATCGAGGATCAGGTCGCGGCGATCTCGTGCGGCATCTACAACGGCACGCCGGTGCTCGACCTCGATTATGATGAGGATTCGGTTGCCGAAGCCGACGGCAATTTCGTCCTCACCGGCCGCGGCCAGATCGTCGAAGTGCAGGCGAGTGCCGAAGGCGCGACCTATGACGAGGAAGGCCTGCTGCGCCTGCTCCGCCTCGCGCGCATCGGCTGCACCGACATCTTCGCCGCGCAGGCGAAGGCGGTGGGGCGCTGA
- the rdgB gene encoding RdgB/HAM1 family non-canonical purine NTP pyrophosphatase, with product MTRKLAPGKLVIASHNAGKVREIRALLEPFGIEPVSAGDLGLPEPEETGTTFRENALLKAHASASAAGLPALADDSGLEVAALGGRPGVYTADWAERQWFEGEKGRDWYMAMGKVEGLLAEQGPDVDRSARFVCTLALAWPDGYADVYEGAAEGDLTWPPRGTLGFGYDPVFVPIGKSLTYAEIDPAEKHAISHRADAFTKLVTGAFD from the coding sequence GTGACGCGCAAGCTCGCTCCCGGCAAACTCGTCATCGCAAGCCATAATGCGGGCAAGGTGCGCGAGATTCGCGCGCTGCTCGAACCCTTCGGGATCGAGCCGGTGTCGGCGGGCGACCTGGGCCTGCCCGAGCCGGAGGAGACGGGGACGACGTTCCGCGAGAATGCGCTGCTCAAGGCACACGCGAGCGCGTCTGCGGCTGGGCTGCCCGCGCTTGCCGACGACAGCGGGCTCGAAGTCGCGGCGCTCGGCGGGCGGCCGGGCGTCTACACCGCCGACTGGGCCGAGCGCCAATGGTTCGAGGGCGAGAAGGGCCGCGACTGGTATATGGCGATGGGCAAGGTCGAAGGGCTGCTCGCCGAGCAGGGGCCGGACGTCGACCGCAGCGCGCGCTTCGTGTGCACGCTCGCGCTGGCCTGGCCGGATGGATATGCGGATGTTTACGAAGGTGCCGCGGAGGGTGACCTGACCTGGCCGCCGCGCGGGACATTGGGATTCGGTTATGATCCGGTCTTCGTTCCGATCGGCAAATCACTGACTTATGCGGAAATCGATCCGGCCGAAAAACATGCGATCAGTCATCGCGCCGACGCCTTCACCAAGCTGGTGACGGGGGCTTTCGACTAA
- a CDS encoding DUF2239 family protein, translating into MTERSETVTAFLGDTQLASGSREAVTRTLEDRYPGDLGSILVFDDASGKLTDLDYWDAAKTVPVPSAGRPRLGVKAREVTLLPRHWDWLAAQPGGASAALRRLVESAVREAPSLAQRRDAAYHFMSHMCGDRPGYEEALRALYRDEDGAFDAIVAAWPDDVRTHIGHLLHR; encoded by the coding sequence ATGACAGAGCGTTCCGAAACCGTCACCGCCTTTCTCGGCGATACGCAACTCGCTTCGGGCAGCCGCGAGGCCGTTACCCGCACGCTCGAGGATCGCTATCCCGGCGACCTCGGATCGATCCTCGTGTTCGACGATGCCAGCGGCAAGCTGACCGACCTCGATTATTGGGACGCGGCGAAGACCGTGCCAGTTCCATCCGCGGGGCGCCCGCGTCTGGGCGTGAAGGCACGCGAAGTCACGCTGCTGCCGCGCCATTGGGACTGGCTGGCGGCGCAGCCCGGCGGCGCGTCGGCTGCCTTGCGCCGGCTGGTCGAAAGCGCCGTGCGGGAGGCCCCCAGCCTCGCGCAGCGCCGCGATGCGGCCTATCATTTCATGAGCCATATGTGCGGCGACCGCCCGGGTTATGAAGAAGCGCTGCGCGCGCTCTACCGCGACGAAGATGGCGCCTTCGACGCCATCGTGGCGGCGTGGCCCGACGACGTCCGCACCCATATCGGCCACCTGCTCCATCGCTGA